In Dasania marina DSM 21967, one genomic interval encodes:
- a CDS encoding RidA family protein gives MKGIQTLGEPIIINGRRLSLSKAVKAGNFIFLTGQIPMKDNKPLTEGTIEEQTRNCIEHIQETLRDCGCSLANVVKSMVWLKSREDFAGFNAIYGEYFADNPPARSALVSDFLVDIKVEIECVAYLSD, from the coding sequence ATGAAGGGAATACAAACATTAGGTGAGCCGATTATTATTAATGGTCGGCGCTTATCACTTTCAAAAGCGGTGAAGGCTGGTAATTTTATTTTTCTAACCGGGCAAATCCCCATGAAAGATAATAAGCCATTAACCGAAGGGACTATTGAAGAGCAGACCCGTAATTGTATTGAACATATTCAAGAAACGCTTCGCGACTGTGGCTGTAGCTTAGCAAATGTAGTGAAATCTATGGTGTGGTTAAAAAGTCGGGAAGACTTTGCCGGCTTTAATGCTATTTATGGTGAGTATTTTGCTGATAATCCTCCTGCACGTTCGGCCTTGGTCTCTGATTTTTTGGTAGATATAAAAGTAGAGATAGAGTGCGTTGCTTACCTTAGTGATTGA